The Kwoniella shandongensis chromosome 8, complete sequence genome contains the following window.
CTATCTCGTCTTGCGTCTGTAGGTCTTGCGAACACAGTACTacaaggagattgagcaagGACATGTGACGACGCAGAGTAAATTCAACTATGGTGAGTTTGCGGTTGCGACGGGCATAGCGTCTCAGATCAGACGTGACGGGGAATGGATAGCGAAGGTGGCATTGTACAAGCTCGACTTCTCAGCTCTTGCAAGTCTACCTAGCTAGAGCAGCACACAAGCGGTTCCTTTGGTCTCAATAGTCGGGAGGGAACCAGATCTTGTGTTGTTGATTTGGAGGACAGCCAAACCAAAGGAGGTCATGCTGACTTGATTGGTCACAGGTTGGGGTCTCGTCAAATCTCAAACCGCCGAACTTCAAACGGAAGGTGTCAAACTcttacaaggtgagtcattaAGGCTCAAGGATTTGGTGGACGCTGAAAGTACTAACGTGATCGCAACTCCCTTAAGAGATCTACTCTGCCTCTCCTGCCCATCGACGAGAATGCACATATTACATCGCAGTGGGATACTACAAGCTTCGCAACTATGCCTATGCTCGAAAATTCAATGGTGTGTGCTACATCTCACTCGAGAAATGTCGGGCGACGTCAGCTTAGAAGTCATCCCGCTGTTATCTTGATCGTCTTGGAAAGGACTTTGCTGATCTCCGTGCGTCTGTCTAGACCTTTTACTGTCTGTCGAGCCGGAGAACATGCAAGCCCAATCACTACGACAACTGATCGACCAAGCCGTCACGCGAGATGGTTATATCGGTAAGTACAGGTCGTGTGCATGTTATCCTGGAGATTCAGGCTGAACTACctaagctgacatcgtcctCGTGTCTGTAGGTATGGGAATAATTGCGGGTACTGCCGCTGTGGCTGGTGTGGTCCTTGCCAGTGTTTTGAGACGATCAGCGAGAAAGTAAGGGGATCTTATCGGCCGGCTGTCCGGGCGAGGGTTCACATATGAGCGTTGAGCGTTgagacgaaacgaaacgaaaagGGGCGCGTTTATTCCTGTGAAATTGATGTCGGATTTGGATCTGATGTCAAAAATCATGCATTCTGCCTACCCACCTACTATAGTACGAGGTTTCAGTAGTTCTACGAACGAATGTATACGATAGTTTGTTATGTACAAGTAGTACTGAGGTGTCCCGTCATTATTGTAAAGGGATTCGATTCAAATGCCGTATCAGATCTCATTGATGAGAACCACGCGGCGCCAAAATTCATGACAAGAAGCAGTTGATACCGGCCGAACAAATCCTATCCTCCTACAATCCCATCCAGAAATCGATCTTCCACTTTTCAGTGCTCTTACTTGCCACCATTTCATCCGTTCATTACAACACAAAAGTATCAACACACGATCTCGATATCAACTATACGACTGTCCCATTGCCGTACTGACTGACTGTCTGATCGAGTGCACGGTGCTGACTGCACGCTCACGCacaaaaggtgagtggaagaGCTTGGCAATGATTCTTCTTGGTCGGCAGTATCGCAAGGGCAACGACTATGCTGCGCTTGTAACATCTTCGATCAGTGGTATCTCGGCATCGCTTGCGATGTTGTCAGGTCGAGGTGTTGTTGAACCTTTGACCGTGTTTCATCGTGGTGTCTGAAGGGAACCCCGATGATGGAGTGTCCGTGTGCTATGCCCGAAACACCCAAAAAAAGTTTGAATTGGAGATGACATCGATATCTGACTCTTCTTTTGCTATTCTCACAGTATAATCAtacaatctcatcctcgaatAACCATCACCAATAGAGCGTACGACTCGGATTCACGTATCTCAAAAATCGATCAAATCGAAAGACAGTTCCAACAAAACTattatcagcatcatcagcatcagaTCACCGACAACCCCGGTTCAACCAAGTTgatttctcctcctttcctcacaTCAACATGTCCGCCTCtggttcttcctccccaacACATTTCCACATCCACCCCCACGGTGTCCATCTCACACCCACACCGCCGATACAACCTGCTGGGGAATCGTCCGTAGctctggaagaagaggaagaacatgatTATGAGAGTTTACCAGTTGGAAGTGGATGGGCGGTGAACATGGCTGCGGgagcgatggtgagttgtcctgTGCTACTCATTGATGTCCACAAGCGCTGGAGAAGTTCTTGGGGTTAGTCGATCGTTGAAGAAAAGCTAATATATGACAACCCTGGTAGGCCGGTATCTCTGAACATGCTGCGATCTTCCCTGTTGATTCGATCAAGGTACGTGAACTCGATTAAGATAGCGTGTCTTTGGAGATAGTGGAGACTGACGACCTTTTTACAGACCCGAATGCAAGTCTTACCTTCTCTCACTCCGATCCTTCAACCCCTCTCCGcctccacatccacatccaccatAGCCGGTGCCAGCGCCGCTGCAAgacctcaacctccccaACTCAACACTATCATGCAACACGTCCGATCTATATCGACCACAGAAGGGCTTCGATCGCTCTGGCGAGGTGTGGCTAGTGTGATTTTAGGAGCGGGACCAGCTCATGCTGCTCATTTCGGGATGTACGAGTTTGTTAGGGAGATtagcggtggaagaggagatggatggggaGGTGTGGCGGGTACAGCGGTAGCTGGTGCGGCAGCGACGATATCGAGTGATGCTTTGATGAACCCtttcgatggtgagtgcgccTACTCCAACTAATATGTTGCGAGCTACATTCCCCCTTCCATCAGTTCGTAATCACTGGGTAGTCGAGTGAAATGTGGTAAACAGGACTGGAGCTGATTCtatcgtctcgtctcgtatTAGTTATCAAACAACGAATGCAAATCCGAAACTCCCCTCATCGAACCGTCTTTTCATGCGCCAAAACCGTCTACGCCCGAGAAGGTCTCGCCGCATTCTACGTCTCTTACCCTACAACCCTGACAATGAGCGTGCCCTTCACCGCTGTCCAATTTACGGCCTACGAGAGCTTGAAG
Protein-coding sequences here:
- a CDS encoding mitochondria fission 1 protein, producing the protein MPTELPYAAEAETGLSYDELEVLRTQYYKEIEQGHVTTQSKFNYGWGLVKSQTAELQTEGVKLLQEIYSASPAHRRECTYYIAVGYYKLRNYAYARKFNDLLLSVEPENMQAQSLRQLIDQAVTRDGYIGMGIIAGTAAVAGVVLASVLRRSARK